A window of the Streptomyces griseochromogenes genome harbors these coding sequences:
- a CDS encoding ABC transporter transmembrane domain-containing protein gives MIDAYEDPGTPDTRGGWHYLWWLVLRQPARSVAGALLGSVWLVLMAAQPYMMARAVDDGLVPGHLGVLAWWTVAMFGLGALNSWLSIMRHRTMTRVRMDANFRTVKLVVGHAARLGAVLPRRAGAGEVVTIGVGDVQTLAQALTVVGPGVGSIVVYLVVAGLLLAVSAPLAAVVLLGVPVIALLTGPLTLRLQGAESEYRERQGVLTARIGDLAGGLRVLNGLGGKGLFADAFRADSQRLRAQGYRVGAVASWVQALGVGLPTLFLAVVTWLAARLVAQGSITVGELVSVYGYVAVLIGPVSFIVQMAYELNRGVVAARRVVGLLRLMPEPDEGELPAPDGPAELRDPVSGVRAAPGLLVALAAARPAEAAAVVDRLGRYGPTDATWGGVRLDAVPLADVRSRILVADNEADLFAGPLREVVAAEHTAGEAAVRRAVHAAAADDVVRGLPDGLDSAVAGQGRSLSGGQRQRIRLVRALLADPEVLLAVEPTSALDAHTEATVAERLREARKGRTTVVTSTSPLVLDRVDTVLFLVDGKVAASGPHRRLLAEEPGYRALVARDVDDEGTEGAASAEGVVR, from the coding sequence ATGATCGACGCGTACGAGGACCCGGGCACGCCCGACACGCGTGGCGGCTGGCACTACTTGTGGTGGCTGGTGCTGCGCCAGCCGGCCCGGTCGGTGGCCGGTGCGCTGCTGGGCAGTGTGTGGCTGGTGCTCATGGCCGCGCAGCCGTACATGATGGCGCGGGCGGTCGACGACGGGCTGGTGCCGGGTCACCTGGGCGTGCTGGCCTGGTGGACGGTCGCGATGTTCGGGCTCGGGGCGCTGAACTCCTGGCTGAGCATCATGCGGCATCGCACGATGACCCGGGTGCGGATGGACGCCAACTTCCGCACGGTCAAGCTGGTCGTCGGGCACGCGGCCCGGCTGGGAGCGGTGCTGCCGCGCCGGGCCGGGGCCGGTGAAGTCGTCACCATCGGGGTCGGCGACGTGCAGACCCTCGCCCAGGCGCTGACCGTGGTCGGGCCCGGGGTGGGCTCGATCGTGGTGTACCTGGTGGTGGCCGGGCTGCTGCTGGCCGTCTCGGCGCCGCTGGCCGCCGTGGTGCTGCTCGGGGTGCCGGTGATCGCGCTGCTCACCGGGCCGCTGACGCTGCGGCTGCAGGGCGCGGAGAGCGAGTACCGGGAGCGTCAGGGCGTGCTGACGGCGCGGATCGGGGACCTCGCGGGCGGGCTGCGCGTCCTCAACGGTCTCGGCGGCAAGGGGCTGTTCGCGGACGCCTTCCGTGCGGACTCGCAGCGGCTGCGCGCGCAGGGCTACCGGGTGGGCGCGGTGGCCAGTTGGGTGCAGGCGCTCGGGGTGGGCCTGCCCACGCTGTTCCTGGCCGTGGTGACCTGGCTGGCGGCCCGGCTGGTGGCCCAGGGGTCCATCACCGTGGGCGAGTTGGTGTCGGTGTACGGCTATGTGGCGGTGCTGATCGGGCCGGTGTCCTTCATCGTGCAGATGGCCTATGAGCTGAACCGGGGCGTGGTGGCCGCCCGCCGGGTCGTGGGGCTGCTGCGGCTGATGCCGGAGCCCGACGAGGGCGAGCTGCCCGCGCCGGACGGGCCGGCCGAGCTGCGCGACCCGGTCTCCGGGGTGCGGGCGGCGCCGGGCCTGCTGGTCGCGCTGGCCGCCGCCCGCCCCGCCGAGGCCGCCGCCGTCGTCGACCGCCTCGGCCGGTACGGACCCACCGACGCCACCTGGGGCGGGGTACGGCTCGACGCGGTCCCGCTGGCCGACGTACGGTCCCGGATCCTGGTCGCCGACAACGAGGCGGACCTGTTCGCCGGACCGCTGAGGGAGGTGGTCGCCGCCGAGCACACGGCCGGGGAGGCGGCTGTGCGGCGGGCGGTGCACGCGGCCGCCGCCGACGATGTCGTACGCGGGCTGCCCGACGGTCTCGACTCGGCGGTGGCGGGGCAGGGCCGCAGCCTCTCCGGCGGGCAGCGGCAGCGGATCCGGCTGGTGCGGGCGCTGCTAGCCGACCCCGAGGTGCTGCTCGCCGTGGAGCCGACGTCGGCGCTGGACGCGCACACCGAGGCCACGGTCGCCGAGCGGCTGCGGGAGGCGCGAAAGGGCCGTACGACGGTGGTCACGAGCACCTCGCCGCTGGTGCTGGACCGCGTGGACACGGTGCTGTTCCTGGTCGACGGCAAGGTGGCGGCGAGCGGGCCGCACCGGCGGCTGCTGGCCGAGGAGCCCGGCTACCGGGCGCTGGTGGCCCGGGACGTCGACGACGAGGGCACCGAGGGTGCCGCGAGCGCGGAGGGGGTCGTACGGTGA